A single window of Lepeophtheirus salmonis chromosome 2, UVic_Lsal_1.4, whole genome shotgun sequence DNA harbors:
- the LOC121113592 gene encoding LOW QUALITY PROTEIN: fructose-bisphosphate aldolase (The sequence of the model RefSeq protein was modified relative to this genomic sequence to represent the inferred CDS: deleted 1 base in 1 codon), whose translation MTTHFSYPPKELQEELKAIAKAIVAPGKGILAADESNGTMGKRFVGIGPNGTNVENTEENRRKYRQMLFSVPKERLQGISGVILFHETLYQKDDTGKPFVELLKERNLIPGIKVDKGVKELFGSEKESTTQGLDDLDVRCAQYKKDGCQFAKWRSVLKIQKNTPSYQAIMENANVLARYASICQANGIVPIVEPEILCDGDHDLERCQKVTETVLAAVYKALNDHHVYLEGTLLKPNMVTSGQSCSNKAGPEAVAHATIEAFSRTIPPAVPGIVFLSGGLSEENASLNINAMNKHTGISRPWRLSFSFGRALQASALRAWQGKDANVKEGQDAFLKRALINGLSTMGKYEGDPNVDPAAVSSLFVANHAY comes from the exons ATGACTACCCACTTCTCATACCCACCAAAGGAACTTCaagaagagctcaaggctattGCTAAAGCCATTGTAGCTCCTGGTAAAGGTATCCTTGCTGCCGATGAATCCAATGGTACTATGGGAAAGAGATTTGTGGGCATTGGTCCCAATGGAACTAATGTTGAAAATACTGAAGAAAATCGTCGTAAATATCGTCAAATGCTTTTCAGCGTTCCTAAGGAACGACTTCAAGGCATTTCTGGTGTTATCCTCTTTCACGAAACTCTCTATCAAAAGGATGACACCGGCAAACCCTTTGTCGAgcttttgaaagaaagaaatctTATTCCTGGAATTAAGGTTGACAAGGGTGTGAAGGAACTCTTTGGTTCGGAAAAGGAATCCACAACTCAGGGTTTGGATGATTTAGATGTACGATGTGCTCAATACAAGAAGGACGGATGTCAGTTTGCAAAATGGAG ATCCGTtcttaaaatccaa aaaaacacTCCTTCATATCAAGCCATAATGGAAAATGCTAATGTTCTTGCACGCTACGCTTCCATTTGCCAAGCTAATGGTATCGTTCCCATCGTTGAGCCAGAAATCCTCTGTGACGGAGACCATGATCTTGAAAGATGCCAAAAGGTGACTGAGACCGTCCTTGCAGCAGTGTACAAAGCACTCAATGATCATCATGTATACCTTGAAGGAACACTCCTAAAACCCAATATGGTCACATCTGGTCAATCTTGCTCAAATAAGGCTGGTCCCGAAGCTGTTGCTCACGCCACCATCGAAGCTTTTAGTAGAACCATTCCTCCAGCCGTTCCCGGAATTGTTTTCCTTTCTGGAGGTCTCTCTGAGGAAAACGCATCCCTCAACATCAATGCAATGAACAAACACACAGGAATCTCTCGTCCATGGAGACTCTCATTCAGCTTCGGACGTGCACTTCAAGCTTCAGCACTCCGTGCATGGCAAGGAAAAGACGCTAATGTTAAGGAAGGACAAGATGCTTTCCTCAAAAGAGCTTTAATTAATGGATTGTCAACCATGGGAAAATATGAGGGTGATCCCAATGTTGATCCAGCAGCGGTGTCTTCGCTCTTTGTTGCAAACCATGCCTACTAA
- the LOC121113596 gene encoding mitochondrial import receptor subunit TOM20 homolog B encodes MVSSTQIGVGLGLSAAAFLGYCLYFDNRRRRAPDFRQKLREKRRAAAKKAKYGEGTSDIELPDFSDHEAVQRFFLREVQTGEDLLGQGNITKGVEHLSLAVAVCGQPHALLGVLQQTLPNHIYSLLLQNLDIAQKRVRSHATTSIKGLIKNSPSQGPMNEEDLE; translated from the coding sequence ATGGTATCTTCCACCCAAATCGGCGTTGGATTAGGTTTGAGTGCTGCAGCTTTCCTGGGTTATTGTTTATACTTTGATAACCGCCGCCGACGTGCTCCAGACTTCCGGCAAAAGCTCCGCGAGAAGCGTCGTGCTGCTGCCAAGAAAGCCAAATATGGAGAGGGAACCTCTGATATTGAATTACCGGATTTCTCTGACCACGAAGCCGTTCAACGCTTCTTTTTGCGCGAGGTCCAAACGGGAGAAGACTTATTGGGACAAGGAAACATCACTAAAGGGGTGGAGCACTTGAGTCTGGCCGTGGCAGTCTGTGGACAGCCCCATGCTCTCCTTGGTGTTCTTCAACAAACCCTTCCCAATCACATTTACTCTCTCCTTCTTCAGAATTTGGACATTGCACAAAAAAGAGTCAGGAGTCACGCCACCACCTCCATCAAGGGGCTCATCAAAAACTCTCCTTCTCAAGGCCCCATGAATGAAGAGGATTTGGAGTAG
- the LOC121113597 gene encoding uncharacterized protein yields MCWKDLENRGFNFIQNEMEHVTPIIEQPGDEQEDDVDDLNESHACLDNHASCINDKIDPVLEVLDEETILNLLLGYREALDADKVDESKVRCKLQGCEFDYSSNTYRLMAVLSEASHVVAEHFVIVKIDAITGYPKILSVR; encoded by the exons ATGTGCTGGAAAGATCTTGAAAATAGAGgcttcaattttattcaaaacgaAATGGAACACGTTACTCCAATCATAGAACAGCCCGGCGATGAACAAGAGGATGACGTAGATGATTTAAATGAATCTCATGCATGTTTGGATAATCATGCTTCTTGTATCAATGATAAAATTGATCCTGTGCTTGAAGTCCTCGACGAAGAAACAATTTTAAACCTTCTTTTAGGATATAGAGAAGCTCTAG acgCAGATAAGGTCGATGAATCAAAAGTAAGATGCAAGCTACAAGGATGTGAATTTGATTACTCAAGTAATACTTATCGATTGATGGCCGTGCTGAGTGAGGCTTCTCATGTAGTTGCAGAGCACTTTGTCATTGTGAAGATTGATGCTATAACAGGATATCCTAAAATTCTTTCAGTCCGTTAG
- the LOC121113594 gene encoding coiled-coil domain-containing protein 97, whose protein sequence is MTILSSSVFQEQETRGSNVSDSSDPRIQKMMESIIQEPRAFFKNQSRDEDDLTLDEKEGIARRLLVEKPDVFLTRYSPFIPSDCLSFFEDRSSANNKNYVLERILKELSFKNKKYIKNRRWAAWNRMLESNDPYVSRECMKARYPALYERYFGEGIIQREISAKKPGSDCTLSGMIMEHAELQNARELLKTQKAKEKEKEDDVEEYDTDEDDEVVNEEDSYGDPCEEWKDAVCQRFLQGLDKNFDYAAVDGEEDYDDLKIRERDEEEEYFND, encoded by the coding sequence ATGACGATATTATCATCATCAGTATTCCAAGAACAGGAAACTAGGGGCTCCAATGTCTCTGACTCTTCAGATCCTCgtattcaaaaaatgatggagTCCATTATTCAAGAACCTagagcttttttcaaaaatcaaagtcGAGATGAAGATGATTTGACACTTGATGAAAAAGAGGGCATTGCAAGGAGGCTTCTTGTTGAAAAACCTGACGTTTTCCTCACACGATATTCCCCTTTTATCCCCTCCGATTGCTTGTCTTTTTTCGAAGACCGCTCCAGCGCCAATAACAAGAACTATGTCCTTGAAAGAATCCTTAAAGAACTGAgcttcaaaaataagaaatacatcaAAAACCGTCGATGGGCCGCCTGGAACAGAATGTTGGAGTCTAACGATCCCTATGTTTCCCGAGAATGCATGAAAGCACGCTATCCCGCCTTGTACGAACGCTATTTTGGAGAAGGGATCATACAGAGAGAAATATCCGCCAAGAAACCCGGATCAGACTGTACATTGTCGGGTATGATAATGGAACATGCTGAGCTTCAAAATGCAAGAGAGCTTCTCAAGACGCAAAAAGCAAAGGAGAAGGAAAAAGAAGATGATGTGGAAGAATATGATACGGATGAAGACGATGAAGTAGTTAATGAAGAGGATTCATACGGAGATCCATGTGAGGAATGGAAGGATGCTGTTTGCCAACGATTCCTTCAGGGTCTAGATAAGAACTTTGATTATGCTGCTGTGGATGGAGAAGAAGACTATGATGATCTTAAAATCCGCGAAAGAGATGAAGAggaagaatattttaatgattga
- the CSN5 gene encoding COP9 signalosome complex subunit 5, with amino-acid sequence MSENKPGPSGASIALKNWEMSNHILEVEDIYKYDRAHQQGMLAAKPWEKDPHFFKDIKISALALLKMVMHARSGGSLEVMGLLLGKVDANVMVVMDSFALPVEGTETRVNAQAQGYEYMTDYIEAAKRVGRLENAVGWYHSHPGYGCWLSGIDVSTQTLNQNFQDPFVAIVIDPVRTISAGKVDLGAFRTYPKGYKPLDEGPSEYQTIPQNKIEDFGVHCKSYYSLDVTYFKSAMDKRLLSSLWNHYWVNTLSTSSLITNSEYTTCQISDLAEKLESWDHTMGRGNYNLGSHDGPDKKTEDKLSKATKDSSKLTTEVLHGLMTQVIKDKLFNHISPAKSN; translated from the exons ATGTCTGAGAATAAACCTGGACCGTCCGGGGCGTCCATCGCCCTTAAGAATTGGGAGATGTCCAACCATATCTTGGAGGTGGAAGACATTTACAAATACGACCGGGCTCATCAACAAGGAATGTTGGCCGCCAAACCCTGGGAAAAGGATCCTCACTTCTTCAAGGACATCAAG ATTTCAGCGCTCGCTCTTTTGAAAATGGTGATGCACGCTCGCTCTGGCGGAAGTCTGGAAGTGATGGGACTGCTCCTAGGAAAGGTGGATGCCAATGTGATGGTTGTCATGGACTCCTTTGCTCTTCCTGTGGAAGGGACGGAAACGCGGGTCAATGCACAAGCTCAGGGCTATGAGTATATGACAGATTACATTGAGGCAGCCAAACGAGTGGGTAGACTCGAGAACGCAGTGGGTTGGTATCACTCTCATCCTGGCTATGGATGCTGGCTCAGTGGCATCGATGTTTCCACACAAACCCTCAATCAAAACTTTCAAGATCCATTTGTTGCTATTGTCATCGATCCTGTAAGAACCATTTCCGCTGGAAAAGTGGATTTAGGAGCATTCAGAACGTATCCAAAGG GATATAAGCCTCTTGATGAGGGCCCCAGTGAGTATCAAACCAttcctcaaaataaaatagaagatttTGGTGTGCATTGCAAATCCTATTACTCACTCGATGTTACCTACTTCAAATCCGCAATGGATAAGAGGCTTTTGAGCTCTCTGTGGAATCATTACTGGGTTAACACTCTGAGTACCTCTTCCCTCATCACTAATTCAGAATATACGACTT GTCAAATCTCGGATCTGGCTGAGAAGCTAGAGTCCTGGGATCATACCATGGGACGGGGAAACTATAATTTAGGCTCACATGACGGTCCGGATAAAAAGACGGAGGATAAATTGAGCAAAGCAACAAAAGATAGTAGTAAACTTACCACAGAAGTCCTTCATGGACTCATGACGCAAGTCATCAAAGACAAACTCTTCAACCACATTTCACCTGCCAAATCTAATTAG
- the LOC121113595 gene encoding RNA transcription, translation and transport factor protein, which yields MQVFQRRLKALAYPKDFNIEDEASVKDLVSWLESNKFQKIPDGPDRILSSWPTSFGAYLKEMGCHEESNLHKQIIWLLSTAIQQDYKELRYRLPDPSTLSLSTQAKDNEQKAFTDTVDLESEELKKAVNEFASKIKMAQHPDHLVTLEACCKYIIQNVALKNISSKEGNVLTDIQSNSLGLQDIKDPVVLTSAKILRLLHISCLRDLQNKINQVIVKIQGITANPKTDTTLGKVGR from the exons ATGCAAGTCTTTCAGAGACGTCTTAAAGCACTGGCATATCCAAAGGACTTCAATATTGAAG ATGAAGCCTCCGTTAAGGATTTGGTCTCCTGGTTAGAGtctaacaaatttcaaaaaataccagATGGGCCAGATAGGATCCTATCTTCATGGCCAACGAGTTTTGGAGCCTACTTAAAAGAAATGGGTTGCCATGAAGAATCAAACCTTCACAAACAGATTATTTGGCTCCTCTCAACTGCCATACAACAAGATTACAAGGAGCTTCGTTATCGTCTTCCTGATCCATCTACTCTCTCCCTATCTACCCAAGCTAAGGATAATGAACAAAAAGCCTTCACTGATACAGtggatt TGGAAAGTGAGGAGTTGAAAAAGGCCGTCAATGAATTtgcttctaaaataaaaatggctcAACATCCTGATCATCTTGTCACACTTGAAGCATGTTGCAAATACATTATACAAAATGTGGCCCTCAAAAATATTTCCTCCAAGGAAGGCAATGTTCTTACTGACATACAATCCAATTCTCTAGGTCTCCAAGATATTAAGGATCCAGTTGTACTCACTTCTGCCAAGATTTTGAGGCTCCTACATATATCTTGTCTTAGAGATTTACAAAACAAGATCAACCAAGTTATTGTTAAGATCCAAGGAATTACGGCAAACCCAAAAACGGATACGACTCTTGGTAAAGTAGGACgttaa